The following proteins come from a genomic window of Sorghum bicolor cultivar BTx623 chromosome 3, Sorghum_bicolor_NCBIv3, whole genome shotgun sequence:
- the LOC8060318 gene encoding nodal modulator 1: protein MDTRRRLPILLALLLAFFSAVAASDEIHGCGGFVEASSGLAKSRKASDSKLDYSDITVELCTVDGLVKESTQCAPNGYYFIPVYDKGSFMVRVKGPKGWSWKPETVPVIIDHNGCNGNADINFQFTGFMISGKVVGAVGGKSCSKGGGPAGVKVELMTDSDELIASASTSSSGEYSFTNIIPGRYRLRASHPDYKIELRGSPEVDLRFGNVVADDVFFVSGYDIYGTVVAQGNPIVGVHLYLYSNDVTEVPCPQGFSDAPKEGALCHAISGADGKFTFRSLPCGSYELLPYYKGENTVFDISPSSLPVSVEHSHLTIPQKFQVTGFSVGGRVIDGYGAGVESANVIVDGQSRAITDSLGYYRLDQVTSKKYTITAEKDHYKFNRLENFMILPNLASIDDIRSVRYDVCGIVRTVTPNSKAMVTLTHGPENVKPQRKLVGENGQFCFEVPAGEYELSALPVDSERSSSLMFSPGSISINVNSPLLDLEFSQSQVNVHGKVSCKEQCNQNILVSLVRLAGGVEQEKKTTTLEQDNVSFVFKKVFPGKYRVEVKNSLPEGSAKDDWCWDQSTLNIDVGTDDVRDIVFVQKGYWIELVSTHDTKAYIQQPDSSRLDLSIKKGSQRICVETSGQHEIHLTNPCISFGSSSVLFDTAKSMPIHISAKKYLVKGEIHVDMSSLQENIDSKDMVVDVLKSDDSFIEKISTSPVIGKDNQNDFTAFEYSIWADLGEDFIFVPHDSSTGRNKVLFYPARQQYSVSMNGCQDTVPLITAKTGLYLEGSVLPATSDVDIKIVAAGKSNYAHLNKGDVATETKTDSEGSFFAGPLYDDIVYKVEASKDGYHLKQTGPYTFSCQKLGQISVRIYGENSELLPSVLLSLSGEEGYRNNSISSSGGTFTFDNLFPGSFYLRPLLKEYKFNPSAVAIDLNSGESREAEFRATRVAYSAMGSVTLLTGHPKEGVFVEARSESTGFYEEATTDAFGRFRLRGLVPGSTYSIRVVAKDNLRFAAVERASPEYLSVNVGREDITGIDFVVFEHPEVTILSGHVEGDGIDTLQPHLSVEIRSAADPSRVESVLPVPLSYYFEVRDLPKGKHLVQLRSGLPSHTHRFESELVEVDLEKEPQIHVGPLKYKTEERHQKQELTPAPVFPLIVGVSVVALVISMPRLNDLYQSAVGMTSLGSGMAPIKKEPRKNIIRKRV from the exons ATTCATGGTCAGAGTTAAGGGGCCCAAGGGATGGTCATGGAAGCCTGAAACT GTTCCTGTCATCATCGATCACAATGGCTGCAATGGAAATGCGGATATAAATTTCCAATTCACTGG GTTTATGATATCCGGTAAAGTAGTGGGAGCTGTTGGTGGTAAGAGCTGCTCAAAAGGGGGAGGACCTGCTGGTGTGAAAGTTGAGCTGATGACAGATTCTGATGAGTTGATTGCATCTgcttcaacatcatcatcagGAGAATATTCATTTACAAACATAATTCCAG GGCGTTACAGATTACGTGCTTCTCATCCTGATTACAAAATCGAGTTGAGAGGCTCACCAGAG GTTGACTTGCGATTTGGAAACGTCGTGGCAGATGATGTCTTCTTTGTATCTGGATATGACATTTATGGCACTGTGGTTGCACAG GGAAACCCGATAGTGGGAGTCCACCTATATTTGTATTCAAATGATGTAACGGAGGTCCCTTGTCCACAAGGTTTCAGTGATGCACCCAAGGAAGGTGCTCTTTGCCATGCAATATCTGGTGCTGATGGGAAGTTCACGTTTAGATCACTACCTTGTG GTAGCTATGAGCTGCTGCCATACTACAAGGGGGAGAACACCGTCTTTGATATTTCACCATCTTCACTTCCTGTTTCTGTTGAGCACAGTCATTTGACCATTCCCCAAAAATTCCAG GTTACTGGATTTTCTGTTGGAGGGCGTGTTATTGATGGTTACGGTGCTGGTGTGGAGAGTGCCAATGTTATAGTTGATGGGCAGTCGAGAGCCATAACAGATAGTCTCGGATACTACAGACTTGATCAG GTTACATCCAAGAAGTATACTATAACTGCTGAGAAGGATCATTATAAGTTCAATCGTTTGGAGAATTTTATG ATTTTACCAAATTTGGCCAGTATTGATGATATCAGATCAGTTAGATATGATGTATGTGGTATTGTTCGAACAGTTACTCCGAATTCAAAAGCAATG GTTACTTTAACACATGGACCAGAAAATGTAAAGCCACAGCGGAAGTTAGTGGGTGAAAATGGACAGTTTTGCTTTGAG GTTCCTGCTGGTGAATACGAATTATCTGCATTACCTGTAGATTCCGAACGCTCTTCTAGTCTTATGTTTTCACCAGGATCTATTAGCATCAATGTAAATAGCCCATTGCTTGATCTCGAATTCTCTCAG TCACAAGTCAATGTTCATGGCAAAGTCTCATGCAAAGAGCAATGCAACCAGAACATTCTTGTCTCGCTTGTTAGATTGGCTGGCGGTGTTGAGCAGGAAAAGAAGACAACTACATTGGAGCAAGATAATGTCAGTTTTGTGTTCAAGAAAGTATTTCCTGGAAAATATCGTGTAGAG GTGAAGAATTCTTTACCCGAGGGCTCAGCTAAGGATGATTGGTGCTGGGACCAAAGTACCTTGAATATAGATGTTGGTACTGATGATGTGAGAGACATTGTGTTTGTACAAAAAGGCTACTGGATTGAGCTAGTTTCAACTCATGATACTAAAGCTTATATTCAGCAGCCAGATTCTTCTAGACTTGATTTGTCGATAAAG AAAGGATCTCAAAGGATTTGTGTTGAAACTTCAGGGCAACACGAGATTCATTTAACTAATCCTTGTATTTCCTTTGGGAGCTCGTCTGTTTTGTTTGATACAGCTAAATCAATg CCTATTCATATCAGCGCAAAGAAGTATCTTGTAAaaggtgaaatccatgtggacaTGAGCTCCCTTCAGGAAAACATTGATTCCAAGGATATGGTCGTGGATGTCTTGAAGAGTGACGACAGTTTCATAGAAAAGAtatccacttcacctgttattgGAAAGGATAATCAAAATGACTTTACTGCCTTTGAGTACTCTATTTGGGCTGACCTTGGGGAGGACTTCATCTTTGTCCCCCATGATTCTAG CACTGGAAGGAACAAGGTCCTATTTTATCCAGCAAGACAGCAG TATTCAGTGTCTATGAATGGATGCCAAGATACTGTTCCTCTAATCACTGCAAAAACTGGTCTATACCTTGAAGGATCAGTGCTACCTGCAACTTCTGATGTTGACATCAAGATTGTAGCAGCTGGAAAGAGCAACTATGCCCATCTGAACAAAGGGGATGTAGCAACAGAGACAAAGACAGATTCTGAAGGATCATTTTTTGCAGGTCCTTTGTATGATGACATAGTATATAAAGTTGAAGCTTCAAAG GATGGTTACCATCTCAAGCAAACTGGTCCATACACCTTTTCTTGTCAGAAGCTTGGTCAGATATCAGTGCGGATTTATGGTGAAAATTCAGAGCTTTTACCTTCAGTATTATTATCTTTGAGTGGCGAGGAAGGGTACAGAAATAACTCAATTAGTAGTTCTGGTGGAACTTTCACCTTTGACAACTTATTTCCTGGAAGTTTCTATCTCCGGCCACTTCTAAAG GAATATAAATTCAATCCATCAGCAGTAGCTATTGATCTTAATTCTGGAGAGTCTAGGGAGGCTGAATTTCGTGCAACCAGAGTGGCTTACAG TGCCATGGGTTCTGTAACACTATTAACTGGCCACCCAAAGGAGGGTGTTTTTGTTGAAGCAAGATCTGAATCCACAGGTTTTTATGAGGAAGCTACCACAGATGCTTTTGGTAGGTTTCGTCTTAGAGGACTTGTGCCTGGATCAACTTACTCTATAAGAGTGGTTGCAAAAGATAATCTTCGGTTTGCAGCAGTTGAGCGTGCTTCACCCGAATATTTGTCGGTTAAT GTTGGTCGTGAAGACATAACTGGTATTGATTTTGTGGTTTTTGAACACCCAGAAGTAACAATCTTGAGTGGTCATGTGGAAGGAGACGGCATTGATACGTTACAGCCGCATCTCTCTGTTGAGATCAGATCAGCAGCAGACCCTTCTAGAGTAGAATCTGTACTTCCTGTTCCTCTTTCGTACTATTTTGAAGTGCGAGATTTGCCCAAGGGCAAGCATCTTGTTCAGCTTCGATCTGGCCTTCCATCACATACACATAGGTTTGAATCAGAGTTAGTTGAAGTAGATCTGGAAAAGGAACCCCAAATCCATGTTGGCCCCCTCAAATATAAAACTGAAGAGCGTCATCAAAAGCAG GAACTGACCCCAGCACCAGTTTTTCCGCTTATTGTTGGAGTTTCTGTGGTTGCACTGGTGATCAGTATGCCAAG GTTAAATGACTTGTACCAGAGCGCTGTAGGGATGACTTCTCTGGGTTCGGGGATGGCACCAATCAAAAAGGAGCCGCGCAAGAACATAATTAGAAAGAGAGTGTAA